The following proteins are co-located in the Microbacterium immunditiarum genome:
- a CDS encoding ABC transporter ATP-binding protein codes for MTKEYAGNVVMDGLDLRIEEGEFLVLLGPSGCGKTTTLRCIAGLETPDGGTLRFGGQTIFDAAKRINVPTHKRDIGMVFQSYALWPHMTVRQNVAYPLKVRRMKQEIRDGWPEKALELVRCTELAGRYPGQLSGGQQQRVALARGLVAQPRIVLMDEPLSNLDAKLRQQVRSEIKELHQELGFTAVLVTHDQDEALALGDRIAIMRDGRIEQIATPEQLFLEPATEYVATFIGLSNRVEWKRDGAMWRSTSGAQVPVARLGVEGDADRAVSCVLPDDVQVRREAPAPKEDELALRGILVTAEYGGRHQDVVVDVNGERLHARVADAWVRDLQPGDELFVAIDLRRLRSFPADAAPASDLDAAA; via the coding sequence TTGACCAAGGAGTATGCCGGCAACGTCGTCATGGACGGGCTGGATCTCCGGATCGAGGAGGGCGAGTTCCTCGTCCTGCTCGGCCCGAGCGGATGCGGCAAGACCACGACGCTCCGCTGCATCGCCGGGCTGGAGACGCCCGACGGCGGGACGCTCCGCTTCGGTGGACAGACGATCTTCGACGCGGCGAAGCGGATCAATGTCCCGACGCACAAACGCGACATCGGGATGGTGTTCCAGTCGTACGCTCTGTGGCCGCACATGACCGTGCGCCAGAACGTCGCCTATCCGCTCAAGGTGCGCCGCATGAAGCAGGAGATCCGCGACGGCTGGCCCGAGAAGGCGCTCGAGCTGGTGCGATGCACCGAGCTCGCCGGCCGCTACCCGGGTCAGCTCAGCGGCGGGCAGCAGCAGCGTGTGGCGCTCGCGCGCGGGCTCGTCGCCCAGCCGCGGATCGTGCTCATGGATGAACCGCTCAGCAACCTCGATGCGAAACTGCGGCAGCAGGTGCGGAGCGAGATCAAGGAGCTCCACCAGGAGCTCGGGTTCACCGCGGTGCTCGTGACCCACGACCAGGACGAGGCATTGGCGCTCGGAGATCGGATCGCGATCATGCGCGACGGCCGGATCGAGCAGATCGCCACGCCGGAGCAGCTCTTTCTCGAACCGGCGACCGAGTATGTCGCGACGTTCATCGGGCTGTCGAATCGCGTCGAGTGGAAGCGCGACGGCGCGATGTGGCGGTCGACCTCCGGTGCGCAGGTGCCGGTCGCGCGGCTGGGCGTCGAAGGCGACGCCGACCGCGCGGTGTCGTGTGTGCTGCCCGACGATGTCCAGGTGCGTCGTGAGGCCCCTGCGCCGAAGGAGGACGAGCTGGCTCTGCGTGGGATCCTCGTCACTGCGGAGTACGGCGGCCGCCACCAGGACGTGGTCGTGGATGTGAACGGCGAGCGCCTGCACGCCCGCGTCGCGGACGCGTGGGTGCGCGACCTCCAGCCGGGTGATGAGCTGTTCGTCGCGATCGACCTTCGTCGGCTCCGGTCGTTCCCCGCGGATGCCGCGCCGGCGTCCGACCTCGACGCGGCGGCATAG
- a CDS encoding flavin reductase, which translates to MPTTLSPAIEPREFRNVLGHFPTGVCIVTAMEGGKPIGMVVGSFTSVSLDPPLVAFLADRSSTTFPRIREATTFCVNVLAADQEALCRSFATRGADRFADVEWRAAPSGAPILENVVAWIDCVPDAIHEAGDHYIHIGRVTDLAVENPTLPLLFFQGGYGAFTLGSLVMGANPAMAEHLAIADRARDEMTALAGRSDVEVLALGACTDTFIVVASASPSGSTAPLRIGTALPFAPPAGRIFVAWAGQESIHAWYERSAEPLTAAERERLDAEVDAVRRHGWTPAFYSDRMEDLWQTLGQIGKVGQTPMLVRHVSQLVASLERHSTPEDVDEKTAGTVQSLMAPIFGTDGQVALMLSLSGIPRGSSLSRIEELRDDLLAVCGRVTASLGGRVPPELADGR; encoded by the coding sequence ATGCCGACGACTTTATCTCCGGCGATCGAGCCGCGTGAGTTCCGCAACGTGCTCGGGCACTTCCCCACGGGCGTGTGCATCGTCACCGCCATGGAGGGCGGTAAGCCGATCGGGATGGTCGTGGGCTCGTTCACGTCGGTGTCCCTCGACCCCCCGCTCGTCGCCTTCCTGGCAGACCGTTCCTCGACCACCTTCCCCCGGATCCGGGAAGCGACGACCTTCTGCGTGAACGTCCTCGCGGCCGACCAGGAGGCGCTCTGCCGCTCCTTTGCGACCCGCGGGGCGGACAGGTTCGCCGACGTCGAGTGGCGCGCGGCGCCCTCCGGTGCGCCGATCCTCGAGAACGTCGTCGCCTGGATCGACTGCGTGCCGGACGCGATCCACGAGGCGGGCGACCACTACATCCACATCGGCCGGGTGACCGACCTGGCGGTCGAGAACCCCACCCTGCCCCTGCTCTTCTTCCAGGGAGGCTACGGCGCGTTCACGCTGGGCTCGCTCGTGATGGGCGCGAACCCCGCGATGGCCGAGCACCTGGCCATCGCCGACCGTGCCCGCGACGAGATGACCGCGCTCGCCGGACGCTCCGACGTCGAGGTGCTGGCACTCGGCGCCTGCACCGACACCTTCATCGTCGTGGCATCCGCGTCACCCAGTGGATCGACCGCCCCGCTGCGGATCGGCACAGCGCTGCCGTTCGCACCCCCCGCAGGACGGATCTTCGTCGCGTGGGCAGGGCAGGAGTCCATCCACGCCTGGTACGAGCGCAGCGCCGAGCCGCTCACCGCGGCCGAGCGTGAACGGCTCGACGCCGAGGTCGACGCGGTGCGACGTCACGGATGGACTCCGGCCTTCTACTCCGACCGCATGGAAGACCTGTGGCAGACGCTCGGCCAGATCGGCAAGGTGGGTCAGACCCCCATGCTCGTCCGGCACGTCTCCCAGTTGGTCGCCTCTCTCGAGCGCCACAGCACACCGGAAGACGTCGACGAGAAGACCGCCGGCACCGTCCAATCCCTGATGGCGCCGATCTTCGGAACCGACGGCCAGGTCGCCTTGATGCTCTCGCTGTCGGGTATCCCGAGGGGGTCGTCCCTCTCGCGCATCGAAGAGCTCCGCGACGACCTCCTCGCCGTCTGTGGGCGGGTCACCGCCTCGCTGGGAGGACGCGTGCCCCCAGAGCTCGCCGACGGCCGCTGA